One window from the genome of Nicotiana sylvestris chromosome 9, ASM39365v2, whole genome shotgun sequence encodes:
- the LOC138878699 gene encoding uncharacterized protein, whose translation MGPAGKDSRSKQDDQRHDRKPRNREAGSSSRFRNERNHYESVDDDRSLKARFGGYSFNVSTSELVAILRSMGDKVRWPKEMRSNPNRHNPDHWCEFHNDHGHKTAYCRFLQSEVDHLLTQVYLTKLFNEKGKQAYMKNRQEPQNPPSPKRTINVKSGGEGINGVSYTAANKVSKVTITQGKRVRKVLEEDNITFNDADVDGVLTPHNDALVISLIVFYTNVKRVLIDPGSSVNIIFLRVLREMQVEEKIIPKAHTLSGFDNSSVVTKGKVTLTTFAEGIAKDTKFQVVEMEMAYNMILGRP comes from the coding sequence atgggacctgcgggaaaagACTCACGATCAAAACAGGATGACCAAAGGCACGATCGCAAACCAAGGAACAGAGAAGCAGGTTCCTCATCGAGATTCAGGAACGAGCGAAACCATTATGAGTCAGTGGACGATGATAGAAGTTTAAAAGCGAGGTTTGGAGGTTACAGCTTTAACGTTAGCACTTCTGAGCTTGTAGCCATTTTGAGAagtatgggagataaggttcgatggccaaaggaaatgaggtcgaatccaaacaggcacaaccctgatcattggtgcgagTTCCATAATGACCATGGACATAAAACAGCATATtgtagatttttacaaagtgaggTTGATCATTTATTAACACAAGTATATCTCACCAAGTTATTCAatgagaaaggcaagcaagcttatatgaaaaacaggcaGGAGCCTCAAAATCCCCCGTCTCCCAAAAGAACTATTAATGTTAAAAGTGGGGGTGAAGGCATCAATGGTGTATCATATACTGCAGCCAACAAAGTTTCCAAAGTaactattacccaagggaaacgggtgaGGAAGGTTCTAGAAGAAGAcaatattacattcaatgatgcagatgTTGACggcgtattaacccctcataacgatgcactggtaatatctctaaTTGTTTTttatactaatgtgaaacgagttttaattgatccaggtagttccgtaaACATTATTTTtctaagagtattacgtgagatgcaagttGAAGAGAAaataataccaaaggcgcatactctatctggatttgataattctagtgtCGTCACAAAAGGAaaggtaacactcaccacatttGCTGAAGGGATCGCGAAGGATACAAAGTTTCAAGTAGTAGAGATGGAaatggcttacaacatgattcttgggagaccgtag